One Massilia sp. 9096 genomic window carries:
- a CDS encoding DUF11 domain-containing protein yields the protein MQALFRFFLCTCLALLTSVCGAQVVNQASVSFASPAAASPAQRSNIVSALGTQRNTITYFTGFDYTKRAAITAAGQLLYMQAVAPACNANPNELDTIKIDVRSSNSGDIETFTAIETSPDSGVFRVPRNAMPVVTSASNTAATSRSVSSDEDSTKVTSGDGALAAAKNDTLTASIEGCGTGVSTTSILVDPSGVVFDSHTNQPLAGATVTLIDVTGAGNGGHAGGPARVFDVDGVTPAPSTLVTGANGGYVFPLVGPSLYRLQVTAPTNYTYPSKVPASQLAAGRTIHLYGSYGANFPVNEATGAVTLDVPLDPVPGALYLEKSASRANAELGDFVDYTIRVHNAAEQNLQGVIVDDDLPAGFHYQAGTLRLDDAAQADAPGANDSKLHVEVGQLAAGGVRTLRYRVRIGAGALQGDGINRARATSAAPLVLASSVAAAKVKVEAGVFSEKGFIVGRVFADCDGDGDGVKAAQEPGVPGVRIYLEDGSWSITDAEGRYSFAEVRPRTHVAKLDGFTLPAGAMLAITSGRNAGDAGSRFVDLKDGELAKADFALAGCSPRLRADIDARRAQLRAAEQSAKPAAARNKPADANNAGADLAALDNTLGFVDLEDGAILPRAQATIRVKGTVGSTFALIVNGEAVAETRIGRRSKVDARQLESWEFVGVALRPGSNVLEVRQIDQFGNPRGSRRIDVKAPGALKRIRIDLDKTTVPADGKATAMLRVRLEDVNGLAVTERTPLTIDSKLGLWQQTDLDPRTPGLQVFVEGGSADFALRAPVEPGETRIRAASSNVSAETGLSFVPELRPLVAAGVFDGAVSLNRSKGNTSDPVREFDAFEDQLRHVGDQTQVGARAAMFMKGKVGENTLLTAAYDSDKASDGKLFRDLDPNAYYTTYGDDSKRGFDAQSSVRLYLRADRDKSWLLFGDMTPPGATPQRNLGAYTRNLNGLRTHTEFGSLAVDAFASHDSTRQMVEETAANGTSGPYHTGSGTMVVNSERIEILVRDRNQSGMILSRKAQVRYVDYDIEPLTGRILFRAPVPSLDADLNPVTVRISYEVDQGEPAFWVGGAAIQYKIGEHVELGASHVDDRNPALPTTLSSVNATVRAGEKTSVTIEAAQMDKAGAAGRAARIDAVHSDGSLDTRVYAGRADLGFDNPSSSLPRGRVDAGARVRWQALERVGVQGELLHTEDLTTGAARDGVQVSGSYAFGNGVKVEGGVRRAHEVAGANTVLASPDLTSLRAKVSSQIPGLPQAGVYVEAEQDVRDSGRRMAALGGEYRMNNGARLYGRHELISSLGSNYALNEGQQRNATVFGIDADYMKDGRVFSEYRARGAQDGMTGIGASGASGARQAEAAIGLRNLWNIADGVRGSTSFERVQVIAGSNADQAIAVAGAIEYSRDPRWKANARLELRHGADADSVLNTLALAYKLSDSWALLGKNTLSANRSAEGGVNGHSVRGTEWLQTGVAYRGLETIGWNGLAKYELKREQDNGPADFARTVHLVAANANWQPDSATVLSARWAAKAAADRSGGIASRSVAQLVSGHLTRQLGKDWDVGAVAQVLVSAGSRQFGAGLEAGYQLRRNTWVSVGYNLLGFHERDLAGQDATAKGIYARLRIKFDERSLDGLLAADAMK from the coding sequence ATGCAAGCCCTGTTCCGATTTTTTCTCTGCACCTGCCTGGCCCTGCTGACCTCCGTCTGCGGCGCCCAGGTCGTCAACCAGGCCAGCGTCAGCTTCGCCAGCCCCGCCGCAGCCAGCCCTGCGCAGCGGTCGAACATCGTCAGCGCGCTGGGGACCCAACGCAACACCATCACGTATTTCACCGGATTCGACTATACGAAGCGCGCGGCGATCACCGCCGCCGGCCAGCTTCTGTACATGCAAGCCGTCGCCCCCGCCTGCAACGCCAACCCGAATGAGCTCGACACGATCAAGATCGACGTCCGCTCCAGCAACAGCGGCGACATCGAGACCTTCACCGCCATCGAAACCTCGCCGGACAGCGGGGTGTTCCGCGTGCCGCGCAACGCCATGCCGGTGGTGACGTCCGCCTCGAATACGGCCGCCACGTCGCGCTCCGTCAGCAGCGACGAGGACAGCACCAAGGTGACCTCGGGCGACGGCGCACTCGCCGCGGCCAAGAACGACACCTTGACCGCATCCATCGAAGGCTGCGGCACGGGCGTCAGCACGACTTCGATCCTGGTCGACCCGTCCGGCGTGGTGTTCGACAGCCATACCAACCAGCCGCTGGCCGGTGCCACCGTCACCCTGATCGACGTCACCGGCGCCGGCAACGGCGGCCATGCGGGGGGCCCGGCGCGCGTGTTCGACGTCGACGGCGTCACGCCGGCCCCGAGCACCCTGGTCACCGGCGCCAACGGCGGCTACGTGTTCCCGCTGGTCGGCCCCAGCCTGTACCGCCTGCAAGTGACCGCCCCGACCAATTACACCTACCCGTCGAAAGTCCCGGCATCGCAGCTCGCGGCCGGCCGCACCATCCACCTGTACGGCTCGTACGGCGCGAATTTCCCGGTCAACGAAGCCACCGGCGCGGTCACCCTCGATGTCCCGCTCGACCCGGTCCCGGGCGCGCTCTACCTGGAAAAGAGCGCCTCGCGCGCCAACGCCGAGCTGGGCGACTTCGTCGACTACACGATCCGCGTGCACAACGCCGCCGAGCAGAACCTGCAGGGCGTGATCGTCGACGACGACCTCCCGGCCGGCTTCCACTACCAGGCCGGCACGCTGCGCCTGGACGACGCGGCGCAGGCCGATGCGCCCGGGGCCAACGATTCGAAACTGCATGTCGAGGTCGGCCAGCTGGCCGCCGGCGGCGTGCGCACCCTGCGCTACCGCGTACGCATCGGCGCCGGTGCGCTGCAGGGCGACGGCATCAACCGCGCGCGCGCCACCAGCGCCGCCCCGCTGGTGCTGGCCAGCAGCGTGGCCGCCGCCAAGGTCAAGGTCGAGGCCGGCGTGTTCAGCGAAAAAGGCTTCATCGTCGGCCGCGTGTTCGCCGATTGCGACGGCGACGGCGACGGCGTCAAGGCCGCGCAGGAACCGGGCGTGCCGGGCGTGCGCATCTACCTGGAAGACGGCAGCTGGTCGATCACGGACGCCGAAGGCCGCTACAGCTTCGCCGAAGTGCGTCCGCGCACCCACGTGGCCAAGCTGGACGGCTTCACCCTGCCGGCCGGAGCGATGCTGGCCATCACCTCCGGGCGCAACGCGGGCGACGCCGGCAGCCGCTTCGTCGACCTCAAGGACGGCGAACTGGCCAAGGCCGATTTCGCCCTGGCCGGCTGTTCGCCCCGGTTGCGCGCCGACATCGATGCGCGCCGCGCCCAGCTGCGTGCCGCCGAGCAGAGCGCGAAGCCCGCCGCCGCCCGGAACAAGCCCGCCGACGCGAACAACGCCGGCGCCGACCTGGCCGCGCTCGACAACACCCTCGGCTTCGTCGACCTCGAAGACGGCGCCATCCTGCCGCGCGCCCAGGCCACCATCCGCGTCAAGGGCACGGTCGGCTCGACCTTCGCATTGATCGTCAACGGCGAAGCCGTGGCCGAGACCCGCATCGGCCGGCGCAGCAAGGTCGATGCGCGCCAGCTCGAGAGCTGGGAATTCGTCGGCGTCGCACTGCGTCCGGGCAGCAACGTGCTCGAAGTACGCCAGATCGACCAGTTCGGCAATCCGCGCGGCAGCCGTCGCATCGACGTCAAGGCGCCCGGCGCCCTGAAACGCATCCGCATCGACCTCGACAAGACCACCGTGCCGGCCGACGGCAAGGCGACGGCGATGCTGCGCGTGCGCCTGGAAGACGTCAACGGCCTGGCGGTGACCGAGCGCACCCCGCTCACGATCGACAGCAAACTGGGCCTGTGGCAGCAGACCGACCTCGACCCGCGTACCCCGGGGCTGCAGGTGTTCGTCGAAGGCGGCAGCGCCGACTTTGCGTTGCGCGCCCCGGTCGAACCGGGCGAGACCCGCATCCGCGCCGCTTCCAGCAACGTCAGCGCCGAAACCGGCCTGTCGTTCGTGCCCGAGCTGCGCCCGCTGGTCGCGGCCGGCGTGTTCGACGGCGCGGTCAGCTTGAACCGCAGCAAGGGCAACACCTCGGACCCGGTGCGCGAGTTCGACGCTTTCGAAGACCAGCTGCGCCACGTCGGCGACCAGACCCAGGTCGGGGCCCGCGCCGCGATGTTCATGAAGGGCAAGGTCGGCGAGAATACGCTGCTCACCGCCGCTTACGATTCGGACAAGGCCAGCGACGGCAAACTGTTCCGCGACCTCGACCCGAACGCCTACTACACCACCTACGGCGACGACAGCAAGCGCGGCTTCGACGCCCAGTCGAGCGTGCGCCTGTACCTGCGCGCCGACCGCGACAAGTCGTGGCTGCTGTTCGGCGACATGACCCCGCCGGGCGCGACGCCGCAGCGCAACCTGGGCGCCTACACCCGCAACCTGAACGGCCTGCGCACCCACACCGAGTTCGGTAGCCTGGCTGTCGACGCCTTCGCCAGCCACGACAGCACCCGCCAGATGGTCGAGGAAACGGCCGCCAACGGCACCTCGGGCCCGTACCACACCGGCAGCGGCACGATGGTCGTCAACAGCGAGCGCATCGAGATCCTGGTGCGGGACCGCAACCAGAGCGGCATGATCCTGTCGCGCAAGGCGCAGGTGCGCTACGTCGACTACGACATCGAGCCGCTCACCGGCCGCATCCTGTTCCGCGCCCCGGTTCCCAGCCTGGACGCCGACCTGAACCCGGTGACCGTGCGCATCAGCTACGAAGTCGACCAGGGCGAGCCGGCATTCTGGGTCGGCGGCGCCGCCATCCAATACAAGATCGGCGAGCACGTCGAGCTCGGCGCCAGCCACGTCGACGACCGCAACCCGGCCCTGCCGACCACCCTGTCGAGCGTGAACGCCACCGTCCGCGCCGGCGAGAAAACCAGTGTGACGATCGAAGCCGCCCAGATGGACAAGGCCGGCGCGGCGGGCCGCGCGGCGCGCATCGACGCCGTCCACAGCGACGGCAGCCTGGACACCCGCGTGTACGCCGGCCGCGCCGATCTCGGCTTCGACAACCCGAGCTCGAGCCTCCCGCGCGGGCGCGTGGATGCGGGGGCGCGCGTGCGCTGGCAGGCGCTCGAGCGCGTCGGCGTGCAGGGCGAACTGCTGCATACCGAAGACCTGACCACTGGCGCCGCGCGCGACGGCGTGCAGGTCTCCGGCAGCTATGCCTTCGGCAACGGCGTGAAGGTCGAGGGCGGCGTGCGCCGCGCCCATGAAGTCGCTGGTGCCAACACCGTGCTGGCCAGCCCGGACCTGACCAGCCTGCGCGCCAAGGTCTCGAGCCAGATCCCGGGCCTGCCCCAGGCCGGCGTGTACGTGGAAGCCGAACAGGACGTGCGCGACAGCGGCCGCCGCATGGCCGCGCTGGGCGGCGAGTACCGCATGAACAACGGCGCCCGCCTGTACGGCCGCCATGAACTGATCAGCAGCCTTGGCTCGAACTACGCGCTCAACGAAGGCCAGCAGCGCAACGCCACGGTGTTCGGCATCGACGCCGACTACATGAAGGATGGCCGCGTCTTTTCGGAATATCGCGCGCGCGGCGCCCAGGACGGCATGACCGGCATCGGCGCCAGCGGCGCCAGCGGCGCGCGCCAGGCCGAGGCCGCGATCGGCCTGCGCAACCTGTGGAACATCGCCGACGGCGTGCGCGGCAGCACCAGCTTCGAGCGCGTGCAGGTCATCGCCGGTTCGAACGCCGACCAGGCGATCGCCGTGGCCGGCGCCATCGAATACAGTCGCGACCCGCGCTGGAAGGCCAACGCCCGCCTCGAGCTGCGCCACGGCGCCGACGCCGACAGCGTGCTGAACACCCTGGCGCTGGCGTACAAGCTGTCGGACAGCTGGGCGCTGCTGGGCAAGAACACGCTGTCGGCCAACCGCAGCGCCGAAGGCGGTGTCAACGGCCACAGCGTGCGCGGCACCGAATGGCTGCAGACCGGCGTGGCCTACCGCGGCCTGGAGACGATCGGCTGGAACGGCCTGGCCAAATACGAACTCAAGCGCGAGCAGGACAATGGGCCGGCCGACTTCGCGCGCACGGTGCACCTGGTCGCCGCCAACGCCAACTGGCAGCCGGACAGCGCCACCGTGCTGTCGGCGCGCTGGGCCGCCAAGGCCGCCGCGGACCGCTCGGGCGGCATCGCCAGCCGCAGCGTCGCCCAGCTGGTCAGCGGCCACCTCACGCGCCAGCTCGGCAAGGACTGGGACGTCGGCGCGGTGGCCCAGGTGCTGGTCTCCGCCGGCAGCCGCCAGTTCGGCGCCGGCCTTGAAGCCGGATATCAGCTGCGCCGCAACACCTGGGTCTCGGTCGGCTACAACCTGCTCGGCTTCCACGAGCGCGACCTGGCCGGCCAGGACGCCACCGCCAAAGGCATCTACGCGCGCCTGCGCATCAAGTTCGACGAGCGCTCGCTCGACGGGCTGCTGGCGGCCGATGCAATGAAATGA
- a CDS encoding response regulator, protein MLGVSHRTVQLWVESGVLQAWKTAGGHRRIALASVNRLVDQRSHAIQPPPAHDGVSLERKVLLVDDDSTMLRLYELEIGGWDLPLDVIKAGNGFEALIKIGEAKPDLLISDLSMPGMDGFRMIRTLRADPAYSGMAIIVISGLDRATIKSMGLPEDIPVFSKPVPFVELRKAVDQVLTKAA, encoded by the coding sequence ATGTTGGGCGTGTCCCATCGCACGGTGCAGCTGTGGGTGGAGAGCGGCGTGCTGCAGGCGTGGAAAACCGCCGGCGGGCATCGCCGCATCGCGCTCGCGTCGGTGAACCGGCTGGTCGACCAGCGCAGCCACGCGATCCAGCCGCCGCCCGCCCACGACGGCGTCTCGCTCGAACGCAAGGTGCTGCTGGTCGACGACGACTCGACCATGCTGCGCCTGTACGAGCTGGAAATCGGCGGCTGGGACCTCCCGCTCGACGTGATCAAGGCCGGCAACGGGTTTGAGGCCCTGATCAAGATCGGCGAAGCCAAGCCCGACCTCCTGATCAGCGACCTCAGCATGCCCGGGATGGACGGGTTCCGCATGATCCGCACGCTGCGCGCCGATCCGGCGTATAGCGGCATGGCGATCATCGTCATCAGCGGCCTGGATCGTGCGACCATCAAGTCGATGGGCTTGCCGGAAGATATTCCGGTGTTTTCCAAGCCGGTTCCCTTCGTCGAATTACGCAAGGCCGTCGACCAGGTGCTCACAAAAGCGGCTTGA
- a CDS encoding response regulator transcription factor, with product MEKTILVIEDQDDLRLLIRLTLKQLGRVSAHADARAVIELVRTEQPALLVLDVWLGAGLNGLEVCRELKAGAAGHIPKVLMLSACGQQSDVEAGLAAGADRYVVKPFSPESLVQAASSLLAD from the coding sequence ATGGAAAAAACGATACTCGTCATCGAGGACCAGGACGACCTGCGCCTGCTGATTCGCCTCACCCTGAAACAACTCGGCCGCGTCAGCGCCCATGCGGACGCGCGCGCGGTTATCGAGCTGGTGCGCACTGAGCAGCCTGCGCTGCTGGTGCTCGACGTGTGGCTCGGCGCCGGCTTGAACGGGCTGGAGGTCTGCCGCGAACTGAAAGCCGGCGCTGCCGGGCATATTCCGAAGGTGCTGATGCTGTCGGCCTGCGGCCAGCAGAGCGACGTCGAGGCCGGGCTCGCTGCCGGTGCCGACCGCTATGTCGTCAAGCCGTTCAGCCCCGAAAGTCTGGTTCAGGCGGCGTCCAGCCTCCTCGCAGACTGA
- a CDS encoding DUF11 domain-containing protein, whose product MIPHPNPYSNPTLNRICAVLRWLAGSLASALILPLIALLLSIQPARAACSIGACVSAGPRLASVSTAQSALLGPLLSSLTGTNISLTAADWNALAQGDVNLLGVLNALHAGANVSSPSQALAANVTLAQVAAALQAQAQAQANTSLSGALSRLQGQLAVAGATVRLADLLQVSAEPAALANTAINSLDMLSGLVQLYNRRNVLSTPTPVGVSGGALGMAGVVNSLLLSAQVIESPVYICGPAGSSFHSAAVRVKLKLDLVTLSPATTALTAIPGVYAASIAISKLDVYIESARGDGALSAVDAAAKSVTLQVTPGVADAYIGSIADEVFFNRTRTLSASDVGYGVIGQLILNGAKVDIRVKSAARGQAPFATSVTMSGAFPQTRTVSTSTAFATNLAGSLMNNLDLTIAPSLGLLDAAVLPVLKTLVVGALNPVLAQILTGIADPLLQLLGIGLGQMVVTVDGICQACDDFKLTKAVDKTGAAPGSTITYTIAYTNTGTATLSGLKITDTTPPFTTYAASTCGPLPPGSGLTGCNVASSPAPGASGAVEWRFSGTLAPGATGQVTVTVTIQ is encoded by the coding sequence ATGATCCCGCACCCGAACCCGTACTCGAATCCGACCCTGAACCGCATCTGCGCCGTGCTGCGCTGGCTGGCGGGCAGCCTGGCCTCGGCCTTGATCCTGCCCCTGATCGCGCTGCTGCTGTCGATCCAGCCGGCCCGAGCGGCTTGCTCGATCGGCGCCTGCGTCTCGGCCGGTCCGCGCCTGGCCAGCGTCAGCACCGCCCAGAGCGCCCTGCTCGGCCCGCTGCTCTCGAGCCTGACCGGCACCAATATCAGCTTGACCGCGGCCGACTGGAATGCGCTGGCCCAGGGCGACGTCAATCTGCTCGGCGTGCTCAACGCCCTTCACGCCGGCGCCAACGTGTCCAGCCCGTCCCAGGCGCTGGCCGCCAACGTGACGCTGGCCCAAGTCGCCGCCGCGCTGCAGGCCCAGGCGCAAGCCCAGGCCAACACCAGCCTGTCGGGCGCCTTGTCGAGGCTGCAGGGCCAGTTGGCCGTCGCCGGCGCCACCGTGCGCCTGGCCGACCTGCTGCAGGTGAGCGCCGAGCCCGCCGCGCTGGCCAACACCGCCATCAATTCGCTCGACATGCTCAGCGGCCTGGTCCAGCTGTACAACCGGCGCAACGTGCTGAGCACCCCGACCCCGGTCGGCGTCTCGGGCGGCGCGCTGGGCATGGCGGGCGTGGTCAACAGCCTGCTGCTGTCCGCACAGGTGATCGAGTCGCCGGTCTACATCTGCGGACCGGCGGGCTCGAGCTTCCACTCGGCGGCGGTGCGCGTCAAGCTCAAACTCGACCTGGTGACGCTGAGCCCCGCGACCACCGCGCTGACTGCGATTCCCGGCGTGTATGCGGCCTCGATCGCCATCAGCAAGCTCGACGTCTATATAGAAAGCGCGCGCGGTGACGGCGCGCTGTCGGCAGTCGATGCCGCCGCCAAATCGGTGACGCTGCAGGTGACCCCCGGCGTGGCCGACGCCTACATCGGCAGCATCGCCGACGAAGTATTCTTCAACCGCACGCGCACGCTGTCGGCCTCGGACGTCGGCTACGGCGTCATCGGCCAGCTGATCCTGAACGGCGCCAAGGTCGACATCCGCGTCAAGAGCGCGGCGCGCGGCCAGGCGCCGTTCGCCACCAGCGTCACCATGAGCGGGGCCTTCCCCCAGACCCGCACTGTCAGCACCAGCACGGCCTTCGCCACCAACCTGGCCGGCAGCCTGATGAACAACCTCGACCTGACGATCGCCCCTTCGCTGGGCTTGCTGGACGCGGCCGTGCTGCCGGTGCTGAAAACGCTGGTGGTCGGTGCGCTCAATCCGGTCTTGGCCCAGATCCTCACTGGAATCGCCGACCCGCTGCTGCAGCTGCTCGGCATTGGCCTGGGCCAGATGGTCGTGACGGTGGACGGAATCTGCCAGGCCTGCGACGACTTCAAGCTGACCAAGGCCGTCGACAAGACCGGCGCTGCCCCGGGCTCGACCATTACCTACACGATCGCGTACACCAACACTGGCACCGCGACGCTCAGCGGCCTGAAGATCACGGACACGACGCCACCGTTCACGACCTATGCGGCCAGTACCTGCGGTCCATTGCCACCAGGCTCGGGCCTGACCGGCTGCAACGTGGCCAGCAGCCCGGCGCCGGGGGCCAGCGGCGCGGTCGAGTGGCGCTTCAGCGGTACCTTGGCGCCGGGCGCCACCGGGCAGGTGACGGTCACGGTGACGATACAGTAG
- a CDS encoding ATP-binding protein, protein MAETPNNDDEAHRLQVLLNLNILDTPAEERFDRITRLASRLFNVPIALVSLVDANRQWFKSRQGLAVAQTDRSMSFCSHAIKQEQVMVVEDALQDPRFVANPLVSGDPNIRFYAGSPLVAPDGSRVGTLCLIDRAPRAFSAEQAATLRDLAAIVANELAAVELNRAIQVQRESEAGMHALIEYMPEGVLLLDAAGNILFVNPAAERIFQRTTGDLVGRSALGLLAEPDVRAWAAPGSLPNLQAVETVGRRADGSQFPLEFTINRMLLAGERRITAIVRDISIRRQVDDSNRATDERRRKYFATATHELRTPMASVLGFSELLLKRDFDPATGRELIEIIHRQASRLVALINQLLDLARIEAGGKESLDIRALAAPELIEQTLAGLVGLGDTARIQVTLEDSLPPLLGDADKLQQALTNIVSNSVKYSAPGSPILLDAAPALLEATPAVAIRVRDQGIGMTPEQVAQVFDAFYRADNASGATGSGLGMTIFKEIIDLHGGTVELTSTPGSGTSITMVLPAGVPT, encoded by the coding sequence ATGGCTGAAACACCGAACAACGACGACGAAGCGCACCGCCTCCAAGTTCTGCTCAACCTGAACATCCTCGACACCCCTGCCGAGGAGCGGTTCGACCGCATCACCCGCCTCGCTTCGCGTCTGTTCAACGTCCCTATCGCCCTGGTCAGCCTGGTCGATGCCAACCGCCAGTGGTTCAAGTCGCGCCAAGGTCTTGCTGTGGCGCAAACCGACCGCTCGATGTCCTTCTGCAGCCATGCGATCAAGCAAGAGCAGGTCATGGTGGTCGAGGATGCACTGCAAGATCCCCGCTTCGTCGCCAACCCGCTGGTCAGCGGCGACCCCAACATCCGCTTCTACGCCGGCTCGCCGCTGGTCGCGCCCGACGGCAGCCGAGTCGGTACGCTGTGCCTGATCGATCGCGCGCCGCGCGCGTTCAGCGCGGAACAAGCGGCCACGCTGCGCGACCTGGCGGCGATCGTGGCCAACGAACTTGCGGCCGTCGAGCTGAACCGCGCGATCCAGGTCCAGCGCGAGAGCGAAGCCGGCATGCACGCGCTGATCGAATACATGCCCGAAGGCGTACTGCTGCTGGACGCCGCCGGCAACATCCTGTTCGTCAACCCCGCCGCCGAGCGCATCTTCCAGCGCACGACGGGCGACCTGGTCGGCCGCTCGGCCTTGGGCCTGCTGGCCGAGCCGGACGTCCGCGCCTGGGCGGCGCCCGGCAGCCTGCCGAACCTGCAGGCGGTCGAGACCGTGGGCCGGCGCGCCGACGGCAGCCAGTTCCCGCTCGAGTTCACCATCAACCGCATGCTGCTGGCCGGCGAGCGCCGCATCACCGCGATCGTGCGCGACATTTCGATACGGCGCCAGGTCGACGACAGCAACCGCGCCACCGACGAGCGCCGCCGCAAGTACTTCGCTACCGCCACCCACGAGCTGCGCACGCCGATGGCCAGCGTGCTCGGCTTTTCCGAGTTGCTGCTGAAACGCGACTTCGACCCCGCCACCGGACGCGAACTGATCGAGATCATCCACCGCCAGGCCAGCCGCCTGGTGGCCCTGATCAACCAGTTGCTCGACCTGGCGCGCATCGAGGCCGGCGGCAAGGAGTCGCTCGACATCCGCGCGCTGGCGGCGCCCGAGCTGATCGAACAGACGCTGGCCGGCCTGGTCGGCCTGGGCGACACCGCACGCATCCAGGTCACGCTGGAGGATAGCCTGCCGCCGCTGCTGGGCGATGCCGACAAGCTGCAGCAGGCGCTGACCAACATCGTCAGCAACAGCGTCAAATACTCGGCGCCGGGCAGCCCGATCCTGCTGGACGCTGCCCCTGCCCTCCTCGAGGCCACGCCGGCGGTGGCGATCCGGGTGCGCGACCAGGGCATCGGCATGACGCCCGAGCAGGTCGCGCAGGTGTTCGACGCCTTTTACCGCGCGGACAACGCGTCCGGCGCCACAGGCAGCGGCCTGGGCATGACGATCTTCAAAGAAATCATCGACCTGCACGGCGGCACGGTCGAACTCACCTCGACGCCGGGCAGCGGCACCAGTATCACGATGGTGCTGCCCGCAGGCGTCCCGACCTGA
- a CDS encoding spore coat U domain-containing protein, whose product MIRRILMLAGLCWLLFGCQPARADDCSAAATDVVFGAVSPIAGSDYYASGTITVTCYWNFSGGTLLGTSAVLLPNATVCINLGLGSPTSGGARAMGYGGAVLSYELYRDSTYAAGSVWGGGAGMPTSAKPVTTTFTALLALSVQTATFPVYARIPAAALTGLKPSGAGTPYTASFAGSGSISYNFSTLVGAGCSGGKTASFSFQVTANVINDCQITAGSLVFGSKGILSGAARASSTLSAKCSAGTTYQVALSGGTVGSLALGRKMKNAATGETIAYSLSRTLDGPVWGDGVSASASDVLSGIGTGVVQSMTVYGLVPKQNTPSPGDYQDRVTATIVF is encoded by the coding sequence ATGATCCGACGTATCCTGATGCTGGCCGGCCTGTGCTGGCTGCTGTTCGGCTGCCAGCCGGCGCGCGCCGACGATTGCAGCGCCGCCGCCACCGATGTCGTGTTCGGCGCGGTCAGCCCGATCGCCGGCAGCGATTACTACGCCAGCGGCACGATCACCGTGACCTGCTACTGGAATTTCTCCGGCGGCACGCTGCTGGGCACCTCGGCGGTCCTGCTGCCGAACGCCACGGTGTGCATCAACCTCGGCCTGGGCAGCCCGACCAGCGGCGGCGCGCGCGCGATGGGCTATGGCGGCGCCGTGCTGTCGTACGAGCTGTACCGGGATTCCACCTACGCCGCCGGGTCTGTCTGGGGCGGCGGGGCCGGCATGCCGACCAGCGCCAAGCCGGTGACCACTACCTTTACGGCTTTGCTGGCCTTGAGCGTGCAGACGGCCACGTTTCCGGTCTACGCGCGCATCCCGGCCGCGGCGCTGACCGGCCTGAAACCGTCGGGCGCGGGCACACCGTACACGGCCAGTTTTGCCGGGTCCGGCAGCATCAGCTACAACTTCTCGACGCTGGTGGGCGCCGGCTGCAGCGGCGGCAAGACGGCGTCGTTCAGCTTCCAGGTCACGGCCAACGTCATCAATGACTGCCAGATCACGGCCGGCAGCCTGGTGTTCGGCAGCAAGGGCATCCTCAGCGGCGCCGCGCGCGCCAGCAGCACACTGTCGGCCAAGTGCAGCGCCGGCACCACATACCAGGTCGCGCTGAGCGGCGGTACGGTTGGCAGCCTGGCGCTCGGGCGCAAAATGAAGAACGCGGCCACTGGCGAGACGATCGCCTATTCGCTGTCGCGCACGCTCGATGGCCCGGTCTGGGGCGATGGCGTCAGCGCCAGCGCGAGCGACGTCCTGTCCGGCATCGGCACTGGCGTGGTACAAAGCATGACGGTGTATGGACTCGTGCCCAAGCAGAACACGCCCTCGCCGGGCGACTACCAGGACCGGGTGACGGCGACGATCGTGTTCTAG